The genomic window CAAATATCACTTCTTTCTCGACAAGCTTGCAAGATTGGTATTGAGAAATCAAGATGCAGCCAACAAGATAAGAAGAAATCTTGTAATCTGGAGCAACTTCAACAATGATGGAAGCTTCTGTAGAGTAGTAGTCAGGGAACCACTCATTAATTATGCTCTCTTTACTTGGTAAATAGTAGTAGAAGAATGGACTATCATTGTTTGCTTCATTATGCGGATATCCATCATTATTTGCCACAAGTTCTATCTTGGATTTCAAGTCTTTCAAAACTGCTTCATATGCATCATCATCCAACTTTGTGCAGTTATGGAATCCAAACCATGCATAGTCTTTTTTGGGTGGTTCACTGGTTAAACTTGAGACTTCCTTCAAGGATTTGCAATTTACTGCATTAAAGATTATAATAGATGGGGGAAGTGGAGGTACGTATTGAAGCAGTTCACAATTATTGATCAGAAGTGTCATGAGCTGTTGAAGAATCTTAATGCTTTTTGGCAAACTTGTAATGACATGACAACTTTCCACTCGTAAACTTTGTAATGATTGTAAGACATGAATGTTGTCTGGGAGTTTAGATAAGCTCTTACATTTGTAGAAAtctaattccttgagagacaagaAGGCAGGGGTGGGCAATATTCTACTTAACACGGTGCATGTGTCGTCTTCATGTTTTATTGGATCCGTGAGCACAATTCTGGAGGCAAAGTTTAGAGGAA from Arachis ipaensis cultivar K30076 chromosome B09, Araip1.1, whole genome shotgun sequence includes these protein-coding regions:
- the LOC110266359 gene encoding uncharacterized protein LOC110266359, with the protein product MMADHSIIELSLPSTALTDVPSTIMHLKNLEVFCSNISYSLQKLPLNFASRIVLTDPIKHEDDTCTVLSRILPTPAFLSLKELDFYKCKSLSKLPDNIHVLQSLQSLRVESCHVITSLPKSIKILQQLMTLLINNCELLQYVPPLPPSIIIFNAVNCKSLKEVSSLTSEPPKKDYAWFGFHNCTKLDDDAYEAVLKDLKSKIELVANNDGYPHNEANNDSPFFYYYLPSKESIINEWFPDYYSTEASIIVEVAPDYKISSYLVGCILISQYQSCKLVEKEVIFGWKCYLGKGCNEWEWITTFDTRKLLTGSCYVPDDVIDQLEMVSDHKVVWYHGEPSKKITEAIKERRKGTSCNTMLKFEFYANTEDNEEVVIKGCGIRWMHVHVNGEGEINPNATHEGYESHDLEVEDESDELELEDESVSLELEDIEVMLLILMLVDFTHYCCIVNCLV